A stretch of Onychomys torridus chromosome 2, mOncTor1.1, whole genome shotgun sequence DNA encodes these proteins:
- the Bsnd gene encoding barttin, protein MTDEKTFRIGFIVLGLFLLSLGTFLMSHDRPQVYGTFYAMGSIMVIGGVIWSMCQCYPKISFVPADSDFQGILSPKTLSLLENRLSEVKSPQAPYVRLWEEAAYDQSLPDFTHIQMKVLGYSEDPRPLLAPELKTGVSSGGEGEPPRTAQAWMETTVVVHRGVDETEGERPHTQSSPLVGVGGSAPLASFQDDLDMGSSEGSSPHPSPPNRDEPQPQVPWASRGPPDRFSDFALIDDTPTPEDLVLEGQVQEVALPSKQRRSLRVKEKETVQTSAEEPEQEEEDLYYGLADSPGDPLPDKELGFEPDVQG, encoded by the exons ATGACTGACGAGAAGACCTTCCGAATCGGCTTCATTGTGCTGGGCCTTTTCCTGCTATCCCTCGGCACATTTCTTATGAGCCACGATCGACCCCAGGTCTATGGCACCTTCTACGCTATGGGCAGCATCATGGTGATTGGGGGCGTCATCTGGAGCATGTGCCAATGCTATCCTAAG ATCAGCTTTGTGCCGGCAGACTCTGACTTTCAAGGCATCTTATCCCCAAAGACCCTGAGCCTGCTGGAGAACAGACTTTCGGAGGTGAAGAG CCCCCAAGCCCCCTACGTCAGGCTGTGGGAAGAAGCCGCCTACGACCAGAGCCTTCCAGACTTCACTCACATCCAAATGAAGGTCCTGGGCTACAGTGAGGATCCCAGGCCCCTGCTGGCCCCCGAGCTGAAGACAGGAGTCAGCAGTGGCGGGGAAGGCGAACCTCCTCGGACTGCTCAGGCCTGGATGGAAACTACAGTGGTCGTCCACAGGGGCGTGGATGAGACTGAGGGAGAAAGACCCCATACTCAGAGCAG TCcactggtgggggtggggg GCTCTGCACCCTTGGCCTCATTCCAAGATGACCTGGACATGGGTTCCAGTGAAGGCAGTAgcccccacccatccccacccaaCAGAGATGAGCCACAGCCACAGGTGCCGTGGGCCAGCAGGGGTCCACCGGATCGCTTCAGTGACTTTGCTCTCATTGATGACACCCCCACACCAGAGGACCTGGTCCTGGAGGGGCAGGTGCAGGAGGTAGCTCTGCCCAGCAAGCAGCGACGGTCCCTGAGGGTGAAGGAGAAGGAGACTGTCCAGACGAGTGCGGAGGAAcctgagcaggaggaggaagacctGTACTATGGGTTAGCAGACAGCCCTGGGGACCCCCTCCCCGACAAAGAGTTGGGTTTCGAGCCCGATGTCCAGGGCTGA